In Nocardia sp. NBC_00403, one DNA window encodes the following:
- a CDS encoding lipid-transfer protein, with protein sequence MTDTNDRDVAVLGAGMHQWGKWGRNFVEYGLVAARAALADAGVEHRDVGYIAGADTIRNGYPGFVSGATFAQALGWSGARISSSYAACASGAQAIANARAQILAGLCEVALVVGADATSKGFFQPVGGERRDDPDWLRFHLLGATNPIYFALYARRRMALHGATLDDFAAVKVKNARHGLNNPYARYRKEVSVEEVAASAVVSDPLRLLDICATSDGGAALVLTSMEYASRHGVTDPVRIRALSTVTPTFPKTVLDLPDFATDSAVAVEAPPRAFRSAVAYAAYEEAGLGAADLSFAEVYDLSTALELDWYEDIGLCETGGAEELLRSGATTLGGRVPVNPSGGLACFGEAIPAQAIAQVCELTWQLRGQAEGRQVDNARAGIAVNQGLFGHGSAIIATR encoded by the coding sequence ATGACTGACACGAATGATCGCGATGTCGCCGTCCTCGGTGCGGGCATGCATCAGTGGGGTAAGTGGGGGCGCAATTTCGTCGAATACGGGCTGGTCGCGGCGCGTGCGGCGCTGGCCGATGCCGGAGTGGAGCACCGCGACGTCGGCTATATCGCCGGCGCGGACACGATCCGCAACGGATACCCCGGTTTCGTATCGGGCGCGACGTTCGCCCAGGCGCTGGGCTGGTCGGGTGCGCGGATCTCGAGCAGCTACGCAGCCTGCGCCTCAGGCGCCCAGGCCATCGCCAACGCGCGCGCCCAGATCCTCGCCGGGTTGTGTGAGGTGGCGCTGGTGGTCGGCGCGGATGCCACCTCGAAGGGCTTCTTCCAGCCGGTCGGCGGTGAACGCCGCGACGATCCGGACTGGTTGCGTTTCCATCTGCTCGGCGCTACAAACCCCATCTATTTCGCGTTGTATGCCCGCCGGCGGATGGCGCTGCACGGTGCCACGCTCGACGATTTCGCCGCGGTCAAGGTGAAGAACGCCAGGCACGGCCTGAACAACCCGTATGCCCGCTATCGCAAGGAGGTTTCGGTCGAGGAGGTTGCCGCCTCGGCGGTGGTCTCGGACCCGCTGCGGCTGCTGGACATCTGCGCGACCAGTGACGGTGGTGCCGCACTGGTGCTGACATCGATGGAGTACGCGAGTCGCCATGGCGTCACCGATCCGGTCCGCATCCGGGCGCTGTCGACGGTCACGCCGACATTCCCGAAAACCGTGCTCGATCTGCCGGATTTCGCGACGGACTCCGCCGTGGCCGTCGAGGCTCCGCCACGCGCGTTCCGTTCCGCCGTAGCGTACGCCGCGTACGAAGAAGCCGGGCTCGGGGCCGCCGACCTGTCCTTCGCGGAAGTTTATGACCTCTCCACCGCGCTGGAGTTGGACTGGTACGAGGACATCGGGCTCTGCGAGACAGGCGGCGCGGAGGAACTATTGCGCAGCGGCGCAACGACATTGGGCGGACGTGTGCCGGTGAACCCCAGTGGTGGTCTGGCCTGTTTCGGTGAGGCGATACCCGCGCAGGCGATCGCCCAGGTCTGCGAGCTCACGTGGCAGTTGCGCGGCCAGGCCGAGGGCCGCCAAGTGGACAACGCCCGCGCAGGTATTGCGGTGAATCAAGGCCTCTTCGGTCACGGCTCGGCAATCATCGCCACCCGCTGA
- a CDS encoding glycoside hydrolase, giving the protein MIPVNGDRADVDTTTLAVTAEGVGIDLSAPALSELGPVGAIRVDGDVATWTYPDQALTASAAAEQDQFRSLSDKIQQNPSIARLLGAFHAYVFGDGKSPEAMQQLHDLGVSRMWIGYDADDNPLSAAAIDAAEQAGYLAGPYDSYANAQDPATADNPSSRWPDQVWPDSCVLTADGTPQTGFGDRGCYLSSQALAQDSMLLDDRYAAMTGNGADTYFLDVDAAGEFFDDYSPDHPMNQRRDRENRLARMGLLAQDRQQVLGSEAAGAWAAPDLAFNHGAQTPVTDLLWPLERNREVGGGYAPAGAPKAFFKPVDLPAEVAEAMFDPAYRIPLYETVLHDSIVNVDRWELSYYKLPQQRTMRTLTAMLNNTPLNFVLDRATLADHGTEIAGLQQFFAPLHERAATLPIVSFQWLADDHSVQRSVFGDNALTVTANFGSQTYGELPAGCVDATLAGDTTPRRLCPGQ; this is encoded by the coding sequence GTGATCCCGGTCAACGGCGACCGCGCCGATGTGGACACAACCACGCTTGCGGTTACCGCCGAGGGGGTCGGGATCGATCTGTCCGCTCCAGCCCTGAGCGAGCTCGGCCCGGTCGGCGCGATCCGGGTAGACGGTGACGTCGCCACCTGGACCTACCCCGACCAGGCGCTCACCGCCTCGGCCGCCGCCGAGCAGGACCAATTCCGGTCGCTCTCCGACAAGATCCAGCAGAACCCGTCGATCGCGCGGCTGCTGGGAGCCTTCCACGCCTATGTGTTCGGCGACGGTAAATCGCCGGAGGCGATGCAGCAGCTACACGACCTCGGCGTGAGCCGCATGTGGATCGGCTACGATGCCGACGACAACCCCTTGTCGGCAGCGGCGATCGACGCGGCTGAACAGGCCGGATACCTTGCGGGACCATATGATTCCTACGCCAACGCCCAGGATCCGGCCACTGCCGACAACCCCTCGTCCCGCTGGCCGGACCAGGTGTGGCCGGACAGTTGCGTACTGACAGCGGACGGGACGCCGCAGACCGGATTCGGCGACCGCGGCTGCTATCTGAGTTCGCAGGCACTGGCACAGGATTCGATGCTGCTCGACGACAGGTACGCCGCTATGACCGGCAACGGCGCCGACACCTACTTCCTCGACGTCGATGCCGCGGGCGAGTTCTTCGACGACTACAGCCCGGACCATCCGATGAACCAGCGGCGGGATCGCGAAAACCGGCTCGCCCGAATGGGCCTGCTGGCGCAGGACCGGCAGCAGGTACTCGGGTCCGAGGCCGCGGGCGCTTGGGCCGCACCGGATCTCGCGTTCAACCATGGCGCGCAGACTCCGGTGACCGACCTCCTGTGGCCGCTGGAACGCAATAGGGAGGTCGGGGGCGGCTACGCGCCCGCGGGTGCGCCGAAGGCCTTCTTCAAACCGGTCGATCTGCCCGCTGAGGTGGCCGAGGCCATGTTCGATCCCGCCTACCGGATTCCCCTGTACGAGACGGTGTTGCATGATTCGATCGTCAACGTCGACCGCTGGGAGCTGTCGTATTACAAGCTGCCGCAGCAGCGGACGATGCGTACGTTGACCGCGATGCTGAACAATACGCCGCTGAACTTTGTGCTCGACCGCGCGACGCTCGCCGATCACGGCACCGAAATCGCCGGTCTGCAGCAGTTTTTCGCACCGTTGCACGAAAGGGCCGCCACTCTGCCGATAGTGAGTTTTCAATGGCTGGCCGACGACCATTCGGTGCAGCGCAGCGTCTTCGGCGACAACGCGCTCACCGTGACAGCCAATTTCGGGTCGCAGACCTATGGCGAGTTGCCCGCAGGGTGTGTGGACGCCACGCTGGCCGGTGACACCACCCCGCGCCGACTATGCCCGGGGCAGTGA
- a CDS encoding endonuclease/exonuclease/phosphatase family protein, with the protein MTLRMHRITPSQRRRDLVCIGGAAVLTVALIGHERVPDGFGIGIVLDSALPWLGVGIPVLTLTAALCRSKVGALTVLVPLIAWTYLFGSWWATGTGSATVPYPTQVKVVTQNLYAGNQQPAATARALSALDADLIGLQEFSAGNADAVSSILADDHRYYVVEGTVALWSRYPISRTTSVDVGVGWRRGLRAHVETPHGGLVVYVLHLPSFRLGDTAQRDHGLRTLSRSLVSDTAERVVVLGDFNTTDTDRRWQGFAPGYHDTQRSVGSGPGFTWPARLPVVRPDHVLIRGIRATSSKVDRTPGTDHRAVAVTLDLER; encoded by the coding sequence ATGACACTCCGGATGCACCGGATCACCCCGAGCCAGCGTCGTCGCGATCTCGTGTGTATCGGTGGCGCAGCGGTTCTCACCGTTGCGCTGATCGGACATGAGCGGGTACCCGATGGGTTCGGCATCGGGATCGTGCTGGACAGCGCGTTGCCCTGGCTCGGTGTGGGCATTCCGGTGCTCACACTGACGGCCGCGCTGTGTCGGTCCAAGGTGGGCGCACTGACGGTTCTTGTGCCGCTGATCGCTTGGACGTACCTGTTCGGGTCGTGGTGGGCGACCGGAACCGGCTCGGCCACGGTTCCGTATCCGACACAGGTGAAGGTCGTCACGCAGAACCTCTACGCGGGCAACCAGCAACCGGCCGCCACCGCACGGGCATTGTCGGCGCTCGATGCCGATCTCATCGGTCTACAGGAGTTCTCGGCAGGAAACGCGGATGCCGTGAGCTCGATCCTGGCCGATGATCACCGGTATTACGTGGTGGAAGGAACTGTCGCGCTCTGGAGCCGGTATCCGATCTCGAGGACCACCTCCGTCGATGTCGGTGTCGGTTGGCGCCGCGGCCTGCGCGCCCACGTCGAAACTCCGCACGGAGGTCTGGTCGTCTACGTGCTGCACCTGCCGTCTTTTCGGCTCGGTGATACAGCGCAGCGCGATCACGGATTGAGGACTCTGTCACGGAGTTTGGTCTCCGATACGGCCGAGCGGGTCGTTGTGCTCGGAGACTTCAACACCACCGACACCGACCGCCGCTGGCAGGGATTCGCGCCCGGCTACCACGACACCCAGCGATCCGTCGGTTCCGGTCCCGGATTCACCTGGCCGGCAAGGCTTCCCGTCGTCCGGCCCGACCACGTACTCATCCGCGGTATCCGGGCAACCTCGTCGAAGGTGGACCGGACGCCCGGCACCGACCACCGCGCCGTGGCGGTCACCCTCGATCTCGAGCGGTGA
- a CDS encoding prolyl oligopeptidase family serine peptidase — protein sequence MTITELPFGSWPTSITSESVVSAAVRLGEVRVDGTEVYWSEGRPAEGGRTQIVRRAPDGARTDLLPEGMDARTAVHEYGGAAWWVRDGVLYFVNWADQRLYRIERGGVPVVLTPAPAVPRGDRYGDGAFGPDGATVVAIRESHPVGGRGAIDVRNEIVRLSADRPSQPEVLVSGPDFVVAPRLSPDGALLAVVTWDHPSMPWDDTVLRVRDLATGTDTVVAGGPGESVQEPRWQEDGSLLFLSDRNGWWNLYRWTPGGDIEAVIEVDAEIGVPAWQLGSARYAVLGDHGIVFARWRDGYDGLAVRRPDGSVTDLELPFSAIVAVERADENAVVVAAGTPTAELGIYRIEFVDSNLELETLRAPRELGLESTDVSVPEPISFPSMDRAGAPRAAHALFYPPASTRYRGPDGKLPPLLVMIHGGPTSHALPVLSLSTQYWTSRGFAIVDVNYGGSTGYGRAYRELLRDAWGVVDVADCIAAARWLADNGRVDPRQLAIRGGSAGGYTTLAALARADTPFSAGADHYGVADLEALAAETHKFESRYLDGLIGEYPSERDLYRERSPIHHVDRFRSPLIVLQGSEDAVVPPSQSQMIVDALRERRIPVAYILFAGEQHGFRRAENIRRALDSELSFYGQVFGFELPAAERIEPVTVENLPNNQGREHR from the coding sequence GTGACGATCACCGAGTTGCCCTTCGGGTCCTGGCCGACCTCCATTACCTCCGAGAGTGTCGTCAGCGCCGCGGTGCGTCTCGGCGAGGTGCGGGTGGATGGAACCGAGGTGTACTGGTCAGAGGGCCGCCCCGCCGAAGGAGGCCGGACCCAGATCGTGCGCCGCGCCCCCGACGGAGCGCGCACCGACCTGCTGCCGGAGGGGATGGACGCCCGCACGGCGGTCCACGAATACGGCGGCGCCGCGTGGTGGGTGCGCGACGGGGTGCTCTATTTCGTCAACTGGGCCGATCAGCGGCTGTACCGGATCGAGCGGGGCGGTGTGCCGGTTGTGCTGACCCCGGCGCCCGCCGTGCCGCGCGGTGACCGTTACGGCGACGGCGCATTCGGTCCGGACGGTGCCACCGTCGTGGCGATCCGGGAGAGCCATCCAGTCGGCGGACGCGGCGCGATCGATGTGCGCAACGAGATCGTGCGGCTGTCCGCCGATCGGCCTTCGCAGCCGGAAGTCCTGGTGAGCGGCCCGGATTTTGTCGTCGCACCGCGACTGAGCCCGGACGGGGCCCTGCTCGCCGTGGTCACGTGGGATCACCCGTCGATGCCGTGGGACGACACTGTCCTGCGGGTGCGTGATCTGGCGACTGGTACCGACACCGTCGTCGCGGGCGGCCCGGGCGAGTCGGTGCAGGAGCCGCGCTGGCAGGAAGACGGCTCTCTGCTGTTCCTGTCCGACCGCAACGGGTGGTGGAACCTCTACCGGTGGACACCTGGCGGCGACATCGAGGCCGTCATCGAAGTGGACGCCGAAATCGGCGTACCCGCATGGCAGTTGGGCTCGGCGCGCTACGCAGTGCTCGGCGACCACGGCATCGTGTTCGCCCGTTGGCGCGACGGCTACGACGGACTCGCTGTGCGTCGCCCGGACGGGTCGGTGACCGATCTGGAGCTGCCCTTCTCCGCGATCGTCGCGGTCGAGCGAGCGGACGAGAACGCCGTGGTCGTGGCAGCGGGCACACCCACCGCCGAACTCGGTATCTATCGCATCGAATTCGTCGACTCAAACCTCGAACTCGAAACCCTGCGCGCTCCACGCGAACTCGGTCTCGAATCTACCGATGTCTCTGTACCCGAGCCGATCTCGTTCCCTTCGATGGATCGCGCCGGTGCGCCACGCGCCGCACACGCGCTGTTCTACCCGCCCGCGAGCACCCGATACCGCGGTCCCGACGGGAAACTGCCGCCGCTGCTGGTCATGATCCACGGCGGTCCGACCTCGCACGCGCTGCCCGTACTCTCACTGAGTACCCAGTACTGGACCAGCCGCGGATTCGCCATCGTGGACGTCAATTACGGCGGCTCCACCGGCTACGGCCGCGCCTACCGCGAACTGCTGCGCGACGCCTGGGGTGTGGTGGACGTGGCCGACTGCATCGCAGCTGCCCGATGGCTCGCAGACAACGGCCGCGTCGATCCGCGCCAACTCGCCATCCGCGGTGGCTCGGCCGGCGGCTACACGACGCTCGCCGCGCTGGCTCGAGCGGACACACCCTTCTCCGCGGGCGCCGACCATTACGGAGTCGCCGACCTCGAGGCCCTCGCCGCCGAGACCCACAAATTCGAGAGCCGTTATCTGGACGGCCTGATCGGGGAATACCCGTCCGAGCGGGACCTCTACCGTGAGCGGTCGCCGATCCACCACGTCGACCGGTTCCGCAGTCCCCTGATCGTTTTGCAGGGCAGCGAGGATGCCGTGGTGCCGCCCAGTCAGTCACAGATGATCGTCGACGCGCTGCGGGAGCGGCGGATCCCGGTCGCCTATATCCTCTTCGCGGGGGAGCAGCACGGGTTTCGGCGGGCGGAGAACATCCGCAGGGCATTGGACTCCGAATTGAGTTTTTACGGACAGGTGTTCGGATTCGAACTGCCGGCTGCCGAAAGGATCGAGCCGGTCACCGTCGAGAACCTCCCGAACAACCAAGGGCGGGAGCACCGATGA
- a CDS encoding DUF4185 domain-containing protein: MSRHWGTAINGYSASTAQQFGVGGADLGIPYDRSHFGPGRSGFVFGDTFTGNSQGSGTWLGSPILLFSPNIPDTTTTFTGASGGAQAKQVLTYTHNADNGYGIEVTRIPNDAFVDPNGRTWLTYTSVHNWNASDDQYGALFCGLAYSDDDGTTWTDYTAVWRNDGSDGYNGWSPFMMQSFAGIGNNNSDGYLYIVSKEWGRAHNQDGPILMRVPWQQIATRADYQYWGYNGSAWQWGNPTPTPLFAGMGPIGELSVKNIAGTWVMSYFDVNGYCIATRTAAAIDRVWTNPRQQIHGAVPWWQFWVRSFPQLYGGYIHPRSTSPTDVTLYVSQWNTTTNNPYWVMQFDGITP, from the coding sequence ATGTCGAGACATTGGGGGACGGCGATCAACGGGTACAGCGCCAGTACCGCGCAGCAGTTCGGGGTAGGCGGCGCCGACCTCGGCATTCCCTACGACCGCAGCCACTTCGGACCAGGCCGGTCCGGATTCGTGTTCGGCGACACGTTCACCGGCAACAGCCAAGGCTCCGGCACCTGGCTCGGCTCGCCGATCCTGCTATTCAGCCCCAACATCCCGGACACCACCACCACTTTCACCGGCGCCTCCGGCGGGGCGCAGGCGAAACAGGTCCTCACCTACACCCACAACGCCGACAACGGCTACGGGATCGAGGTCACCCGCATCCCCAACGACGCCTTCGTCGACCCGAACGGGCGCACCTGGTTGACCTACACCAGCGTCCACAACTGGAACGCCTCCGACGACCAGTACGGGGCGCTGTTCTGCGGGCTCGCCTACTCCGACGACGACGGCACCACCTGGACGGATTACACAGCGGTGTGGCGCAACGACGGCAGCGACGGCTACAACGGCTGGAGCCCGTTCATGATGCAGTCCTTCGCGGGCATCGGCAACAACAACAGCGACGGCTACCTGTACATCGTCTCCAAGGAATGGGGGCGCGCCCACAACCAGGACGGGCCGATCCTGATGCGCGTGCCGTGGCAACAGATCGCCACCCGCGCCGACTACCAGTACTGGGGCTACAACGGCTCGGCCTGGCAGTGGGGCAACCCGACCCCCACCCCGTTGTTCGCGGGGATGGGACCCATCGGGGAGCTGAGTGTGAAAAACATTGCGGGTACCTGGGTCATGTCCTACTTCGACGTCAACGGCTACTGCATCGCCACCCGCACCGCAGCGGCAATCGACCGGGTATGGACCAATCCGAGACAACAGATCCACGGCGCCGTACCGTGGTGGCAGTTCTGGGTCCGCTCCTTCCCACAACTCTACGGCGGCTACATCCACCCCCGATCCACCTCACCCACCGACGTGACCCTGTATGTCTCGCAATGGAACACCACCACGAACAACCCCTACTGGGTCATGCAATTCGACGGCATCACCCCGTAG
- a CDS encoding HAMP domain-containing sensor histidine kinase: MRLRVDRLARSLRGRIAVLFVLAMTLALTGMGLAAYAVVSHEMNGALDLGLRRETTRITRQFAAEPDIAAMSGPCRYLAAPSCVQVVAADGRIASEHDPEDSLPVDTETRAVAAGSRQAYYTDITLDGYPLRMYTAQLQPGSAVQVAQRSDPVDTGLRRVGLALLAAAAAGTVLAIGAGLLLARNALAPVTALTRAAERVATTRDPRQRIDVIGSDELASLARSFNTMLDELDQALTAERNSRAAQRRLVADASHELRTPLTALRTDIDLLRRAERLTPQQLADTGDALRVQAEELSGLVTDLIDLARADDPNAMHEPFEDLRLDTLVADCVKTARRHWPTIIFAEALEPTTIHGAPTRLSRAVTNLLDNAAKFSPPHGTVHIGLRDHRLTVRDHGPGIAAEDLPRIFDRFYRASTAGNRTGHGLGLAIVAQVADLHGATVTAGSVPDGGAILELNLPAIRTS; this comes from the coding sequence ATGAGGCTGCGTGTCGATCGGCTGGCACGGTCGCTGCGCGGACGCATCGCTGTCCTCTTTGTTCTCGCGATGACGCTGGCGCTCACCGGCATGGGCTTGGCCGCCTACGCCGTGGTCAGCCACGAAATGAACGGTGCCCTCGATCTCGGACTGCGCCGTGAGACCACCCGGATCACCCGGCAGTTCGCCGCCGAGCCGGATATCGCCGCGATGTCCGGACCGTGCCGATATCTGGCCGCACCGAGCTGTGTTCAGGTGGTCGCCGCCGACGGTCGCATCGCATCCGAGCACGACCCCGAAGACTCGCTGCCGGTCGACACCGAAACCCGCGCGGTGGCAGCCGGATCGCGGCAGGCCTACTACACCGACATCACCCTCGACGGATACCCGCTGCGTATGTACACCGCCCAGTTGCAACCCGGCAGCGCCGTGCAGGTCGCGCAGCGGTCCGACCCCGTCGACACCGGCCTGCGCCGCGTCGGCCTGGCACTCCTCGCCGCGGCCGCGGCAGGCACCGTGCTCGCGATCGGCGCCGGGTTGCTCTTGGCGCGAAACGCGCTGGCTCCGGTCACGGCGCTGACGCGGGCCGCCGAACGGGTCGCCACCACCCGCGACCCTCGCCAACGCATCGACGTGATCGGCTCCGATGAACTTGCCAGTCTGGCGCGCAGTTTCAACACCATGCTCGACGAACTCGACCAAGCGCTGACCGCGGAGCGCAATTCCCGTGCGGCTCAGCGCCGTCTGGTCGCCGACGCCTCGCACGAACTGCGCACCCCGCTCACCGCGCTACGCACCGATATCGATCTGTTGCGCCGCGCCGAGCGCCTCACCCCACAGCAACTCGCCGACACCGGCGACGCACTGCGCGTCCAAGCCGAAGAACTCTCCGGACTCGTCACCGACCTCATCGACCTCGCCCGCGCCGACGACCCGAATGCCATGCACGAACCCTTCGAGGATCTCCGGCTGGACACCCTCGTCGCGGACTGCGTCAAGACCGCCCGAAGGCATTGGCCCACAATCATCTTCGCTGAGGCCCTGGAACCGACAACGATCCACGGCGCACCCACCCGCCTCAGCAGAGCCGTCACCAACCTCCTCGACAACGCCGCCAAATTCAGCCCGCCACACGGAACAGTCCACATCGGCCTACGCGATCACCGTTTGACAGTGCGCGACCACGGCCCCGGAATCGCCGCCGAAGACCTGCCGCGCATCTTCGACCGCTTCTACCGGGCCAGCACCGCAGGTAACCGAACCGGCCACGGACTCGGATTGGCCATCGTGGCACAGGTCGCCGACCTGCACGGAGCCACCGTCACCGCCGGGTCGGTGCCGGACGGCGGAGCAATCCTCGAACTGAACCTTCCTGCCATCCGCACCAGCTGA
- a CDS encoding response regulator transcription factor, whose amino-acid sequence MRVLVVDDEAAVRDALVRAMDSEGYETRAVRDGATALTEIQQWHPEVVLLDVLMPFMDGVTACEQLRARGDRTPILMLTARDAVADRIAGLDAGADDYLVKPFDLDELLARVRALVRRTYPDDGAVLSCADLVMDTTAHQVRRGERVVELTRTEFALLEVFLRNSGQALPRETLIERVWGHELGQSSNSLEVYIRYLRRKLEVDAQPRLIHTIRGVGYRLGPP is encoded by the coding sequence ATGCGTGTCTTGGTGGTCGACGACGAAGCCGCGGTACGTGACGCACTCGTGCGCGCCATGGACAGCGAGGGTTATGAGACCCGCGCCGTCCGCGACGGCGCCACCGCGCTCACCGAGATACAGCAGTGGCATCCCGAGGTCGTGCTGCTGGATGTCCTGATGCCCTTCATGGACGGTGTGACCGCGTGCGAGCAACTCCGGGCGCGCGGTGATCGCACCCCGATCCTGATGCTCACCGCACGCGACGCGGTGGCCGATCGCATCGCGGGCCTCGACGCAGGCGCCGACGATTACCTGGTCAAACCCTTCGACTTGGACGAACTGCTGGCCAGGGTGCGGGCACTGGTGCGCCGCACCTATCCGGACGACGGAGCCGTACTGTCCTGCGCGGACCTCGTCATGGACACCACCGCGCATCAGGTCAGGCGCGGCGAACGGGTGGTCGAGCTCACCCGGACCGAGTTCGCGCTGCTCGAGGTGTTCCTACGCAACAGCGGCCAGGCCCTGCCCCGCGAGACACTGATCGAACGGGTATGGGGGCACGAGCTCGGCCAATCGTCGAACTCGCTCGAGGTCTACATCCGCTATCTGCGGCGCAAGCTGGAGGTCGATGCGCAGCCACGGCTCATCCACACCATCCGAGGTGTGGGCTACCGGCTCGGACCGCCATGA
- a CDS encoding Zn-ribbon domain-containing OB-fold protein, with product MQKEQRPAVADWFTADDGTVRLKGSGCTACGTPYFPRNTLACRNPQCAGPKDGSELVEYLFSTRGRIWSYADARYKPPPPYVSPDPFEPYVVAAVELEVEQMVILGQVVRGITVDDLAVGMPVELTLGVLYEDEEAEHTVWMWRPVND from the coding sequence GTGCAGAAAGAACAACGCCCCGCCGTGGCTGACTGGTTCACTGCGGACGACGGCACCGTGCGTCTGAAGGGAAGTGGTTGTACTGCCTGCGGCACACCGTATTTCCCGCGGAACACGTTGGCCTGTCGGAACCCGCAGTGCGCAGGTCCGAAAGACGGCTCCGAGCTCGTCGAGTACCTGTTTTCCACACGTGGCCGGATCTGGTCGTATGCGGACGCCCGGTACAAGCCGCCCCCGCCCTATGTCTCGCCCGATCCGTTCGAGCCCTATGTCGTCGCGGCGGTGGAGCTCGAGGTCGAGCAGATGGTGATTCTCGGGCAGGTCGTGCGCGGCATCACAGTGGACGACCTGGCCGTCGGCATGCCGGTCGAACTGACCCTCGGCGTGCTGTACGAGGACGAGGAAGCGGAGCACACGGTGTGGATGTGGAGGCCGGTCAATGACTGA